TGGTCATAGAAGCCCTGCCCGGTCTTGCGTCCCAGGCGGCCACCGGCGACCATGCGGGCCTGCAGCGGGTGCGGGCGGTAGCGCGGATCGTGAAAGAACGCCTCGTACACGCTGACGGTCGAGGCGAAGTTGATGTCCAGGCCGATCAGGTCCATCAGCTCGAAGGGCCCCATGCGGAAGCCCGCGCCGCGCATCACCGCGTCGATTTCTGCATAGGATGCCACTCCCTCGGCGGCCAGCCGCAGGCCCTCGCCGTAAAACGGGCGCGCCACGCGGTTCACGATGAAGCCGGGCGTATCGTCACACAGCACCGGGGTCTTGCCGAGGTCACGGGCGAGCTCCATGATGGCCTCGACCGTCCGGGCCGAGGTGTCCTGCCCCCGCACGACTTCCACGAGCGGCAGAATCTGCGCCGGATTGAAAAAGTGCATTCCGACCACCCGCGCGCGGTCCCCCACCGAGGAGGCAATGGCGCTCACCAGCAGGGTGCTGGTATTCGTGGCCAGGATGGCCTGCGGACAGAGCGTTTCGAGCTCGGCGAAAAGCTTCTGCTTGAGATCCAGGCGTTCGGGGGCGGCCTCGATCACCACGTCGGCGCCGCCCAGCCCGGCCAGGTCGGTGGTCCCGAGTAGGTGGGCCAGCAGGGTGTCGGGGCTGTCTTGCAGCTTGCCCCGGGCCTGCAGCTTTTCCAGGCTGCGGGCGATGGCGTGCTGGGCGCGGGCGAGCTGCTCGGCGTTCAGGTCGTACAGGGCGACACGGTATCCGCGCGTCAGGGCCAGTTCCGCGATGCCGGCGCCCATGGTACCCGCACCGATCACCCCGATGGCCCGGGGCTTGCCGGCAGTAATCGTCGCTCCACCGAGGGCGGCTTCATACGGGCCTGC
The Deinococcus peraridilitoris DSM 19664 genome window above contains:
- a CDS encoding 3-hydroxyacyl-CoA dehydrogenase gives rise to the protein MNAGPYEAALGGATITAGKPRAIGVIGAGTMGAGIAELALTRGYRVALYDLNAEQLARAQHAIARSLEKLQARGKLQDSPDTLLAHLLGTTDLAGLGGADVVIEAAPERLDLKQKLFAELETLCPQAILATNTSTLLVSAIASSVGDRARVVGMHFFNPAQILPLVEVVRGQDTSARTVEAIMELARDLGKTPVLCDDTPGFIVNRVARPFYGEGLRLAAEGVASYAEIDAVMRGAGFRMGPFELMDLIGLDINFASTVSVYEAFFHDPRYRPHPLQARMVAGGRLGRKTGQGFYDHSASQAAPQSEPSSSSIPQRPQVRLHLSGGGRLREALEELLSGYERALASEADWVIDCSETVSSVAAIVGLTPRSRVLSLAYAGSATALAARYPFPERVVGFSCLSPLGDKSVIEIMPALQSEPGLAQDTETLFAAAGLSVQMVGETPGGIAARTVAMLANEAFSALAEGVADQTTIDTAMKLGTNYPRGPLEWAQLIGLRAVLSILEALQRETGDDRYRPHPLLRRMVLAGKDTF